The following proteins are encoded in a genomic region of Labeo rohita strain BAU-BD-2019 chromosome 5, IGBB_LRoh.1.0, whole genome shotgun sequence:
- the dpp7 gene encoding dipeptidyl peptidase 2, protein MAAHWFFLGFLLLIFGGKTETRLSVKEKLNNELIPSHRDLAPDFKEKYFKQVLDHFNYNSLGNGTYDQRYLITDQYWKKGSGPIFFYTGNEGDIWEFARNSGFITELAAVQGALVIFAEHRYYGKSLPFGKDSFNIPEVGLLTVEQALADYAVMITELKEELGAQKCPVIVFGGSYGGMLSVYMRIRYPNVVTGALAASAPILSTAGLGDSRQFFRDVTSDFEKFNPACRDAVQGAFQKLNTLAQQKDYRRIQSAFSLCKTPSTPKDIHQLNGLLRNAFTMMAMLDYPYSTHFMGSMPAFPVKVACETMLNGTDLMSALRDTVGIVYNSTGQLTCYDLYSLYVECADPTGCGLGFDSYAWDYQACTEIEMCYESNNVTDMFPPMTFTEQQREQYCLKRWGVMPRPGWLKTQFWGDDLSTASNIIFSNGDLDPWANGGIRKSLSPSLIAISIPEGAHHLDLRESNPADPESVIVARKKESEIIAQWVNAAMKESS, encoded by the exons ATGGCTGCACATTGGTTTTTCCTTGGATTCTTGTTGCTGATTTTCGGTGGAAAAACAGAGACACGTTTATCTGTG AAGGAAAAGCTCAATAATGAGCTCATCCCATCTCACAGAGACCTTGCTCCTGATTTCAAGGAAAAGTATTTTAAACAAGTTTTAGATCACTTCAATTACAACAGTCTTGGCAATGGCACATATGATCAGCGCTATCTTATTACAG ATCAGTACTGGAAGAAAGGCAGTGGACCCATTTTCTTCTACACTGGCAATGAAGGAGACATATGGGAGTTTGCACGGAATTCAGGGTTCATCACAGAGCTGGCAGCAGTGCAGGGAGCCCTGGTGATATTTGCTGAGCat AGGTACTATGGAAAGTCTCTTCCATTTGGGAAGGATTCATTTAATATCCCTGAGGTGGGGCTGCTGACGGTGGAACAGGCCCTGGCTGACTATGCAGTCATGATCACAGAGCTGAAGGAGGAACTGGGAGCCCAGAAATGTCCCGTCATCGTCTTTGGTGGAAG ctaTGGAGGAATGTTAAGTGTTTACATGAGAATAAGGTACCCGAATGTTGTGACTGGGGCATTAGCCGCTAGTGCTCCTATCCTGTCCACCGCAGGTCTTGGAGACTCTAGACAGTTTTTCCGGGATGTTACCTCT GATTTTGAGAAGTTTAACCCTGCCTGCAGAGATGCAGTGCAAGGAGCTTTCCAGAAGCTAAACACTTTGGCCCAACAGAAAG ACTACAGGCGCATCCAGTCGGCCTTCTCCCTGTGTAAAACTCCCTCCACCCCAAAGGACATTCATCAGCTGAACGGACTCTTACGTAACGCCTTCACCATGATGGCCATGTTAGATTATCCCTACAGCACTCATTTCATGGGCAGCATGCCAGCCTTCCCTGTGAAG GTGGCGTGTGAAACCATGCTGAATGGCACTGATCTTATGTCGGCACTCAGAGATACTGTCG GCATTGTGTATAATTCCACTGGACAGCTCACATGTTATGACCTCTACAGTCTCTATGTGGAGTGTGCCGACCCCACCGGCTGTGGCCTTGGCTTTGACAGCTATGCATGGGATTACCAG GCCTGCACTGAGATAGAGATGTGCTATGAGAGTAACAATGTGACAGACATGTTCCCACCTATGACGTTCACCGAGCAGCAGAGGGAACAGTACTGCTTAAAGAGATGGGGCGTGATGCCGCGTCCAGGGTGGCTGAAGACCCAGTTCTGGGGCGACG ATCTCTCCACTGCAAGCAATATCATATTTTCCAATGGTGATCTTGATCCTTGGGCTAATGGAGGG ATCAGGAAGTCACTCAGTCCATCATTGATTGCAATCAGCATACCAGAGGGAGCTCATCATCTGGATTTAAG ggaGTCTAACCCTGCTGATCCTGAGTCTGTGATCGTGGCTCGGAAAAAGGAGTCAGAGATCATCGCTCAGTGGGTGAACGCAGCAATGAAGGAGTCGTCATGA